A region from the Triticum urartu cultivar G1812 chromosome 1, Tu2.1, whole genome shotgun sequence genome encodes:
- the LOC125544658 gene encoding uncharacterized protein LOC125544658, translated as MLRGGAGPRGGGGAAAASSAARPPRCPHPRPAPRRARATAGGLEPKGVAVSVLEDPVVSSVEESSFTFEFKRGSKRARKGMPPAEVHRGKENWHGEGVTNKQNMAAAKSHMTKEGPEEVEFTHCAPSIVARLMGLETVPRSKKVLDRCQSDIQSNPRLKLSGRAEEVARVSCEDRPCRSSGDELPELKDVFEVTEMENMATRKALQSGKEMPRPRSNDADLEFVRQKFLDAKRLSTDEGHRNSKEFGEALEILYSKKDVFLEILQESSVALSGFPGHILGYSGSQCYPHGSNGAGAQSFGQDNLCRMEVDSESEGPLSSVHLEETSHVPLEHSAPKGSRRSRRPSQIVVLKPDPQRRSSTPVLASQETSQFGQWTGARWLKPPRHSTHKQDGIHSMAHGSVQVSEPEGDTPEQKLRIQTSRRGSRKKPSENECYLGVGCQREKAASTSHDETSSISSSTHSAGSSVSRKARKHLSERWQMACQSKAENPVPTDTRTLGEMLELTARDATKVTTQKRLSDSNTNSSNAQEMPASPLGISSKDGWKTGIYRGDNSRSGISRNFPRSKSLPTSSTTIAKLPGRRRSAPNLPILKDILNTPTDDTGNGLLRKRLPIRKAKQNGRVIVHVGKENMLPEKEIYVTSERTRHSICTSDLPRTSNTYNEHPGDVISTEDHTAIDLAIPHEDVQNLKGQAGWKEQKLATPLPEAEDIVIHDQDIITLKEVKSQLMESDIAEIDHQAVKSAYSVSAESCECSSPTASSQQSSGEESTYSGIFKSVNDGIQGLRAQLKMLKMGDQVDTREDDSDAYSSDECDDTDISDYQVKEEQLPIFKDEEDRDCTYVQEMLGTACGFPVYPEQWQFSSDVFVWLENKYSKLLLWSKSDRKLLFDLVNSILADMTAPGSSLCSKIMMNSWPQMDWRKLAENVWRTAVFMRRSHQPFDLDSVEPLPLDHHPELEMFGADIAEMIRDDILEELVAELASHIN; from the exons ATGCTGCGCGGCGGCGCCGGaccgcgaggaggaggaggagctgcggcggcgTCGTCGGCGGCGAGGCCCCCTCGCTGCCCGCACCCCCGCCCCGCGCCGCGCCGAG CGCGAGCGACGGCGGGAGGTCTGGAGCCGAAGGGCGTCGCCGTCTCGGTGCTGGAGGATCCGGTGGTGTCTTCCGTCGAGGAATCCTCC TTCACATTTGAGTTCAAGAGAGGGTCCAAGAGGGCGAGGAAGGGGATGCCGCCGGCAGAAGTGCATAGAGGCAAAGAGAACTGGCATGGAGAG GGAGTCACTAACAAACAGAACATGGCTGCTGCAAAGTCACACATGACGAAAGAGGGGCCAGAAGAGGTGGAGTTCACGCACTGCGCGCCCAGCATCGTTGCGAGGCTGATGGGTCTCGAGACCGTGCCGAGGTCCAAGAAGGTTCTTGACCGGTGCCAGAGTGACATCCAGAGCAACCCACGGCTGAAGTTATCCGGACGTGCTGAGGAAGTGGCCCGGGTTTCATGCGAGGATCGGCCATGTCGGAGCAGCGGCGATGAGCTGCCGGAACTGAAGGATGTTTTCGAGGTGACCGAGATGGAGAACATGGCGACGCGCAAGGCGCTGCAGTCAGGCAAGGAGATGCCACGCCCAAGAAGCAACGATGCCGATCTGGAGTTCGTGAGGCAGAAGTTCTTGGATGCAAAGCGCCTTTCCACCGACGAAGGCCACAGGAATTCTAAGGAGTTTGGTGAGGCACTTGAGATACTGTACTCCAAGAAGGATGTTTTCCTTGAAATCCTTCAGGAGAGCAGTGTTGCCTTGTCAGGGTTCCCAGGGCACATCCTTGGTTACAGTGGTTCGCAGTGCTACCCCCATGGAAGCAATGGTGCTGGTGCGCAATCGTTTGGGCAGGACAACCTTTGCAGAATGGAAGTTGACAGTGAGTCCGAGGGTCCTCTTTCTAGTGTGCATCTCGAAGAAACTTCACATGTGCCACTGGAGCATTCGGCACCAAAAGGGAGCAGGCGTTCACGGAGGCCCTCGCAAATTGTTGTTCTGAAACCAGACCCTCAGAGGAGAAGTTCGACACCGGTTTTAGCAAGCCAAGAAACATCGCAGTTTGGTCAGTGGACTGGTGCGCGATGGTTGAAGCCGCCACGCCATAGTACGCATAAGCAAGATGGCATACATTCTATGGCACATGGCAGTGTCCAAGTTTCAGAGCCAGAAGGAGATACACCTGAACAGAAGCTTAGAATACAAACCTCTAGAAGAGGTAGCAGGAAGAAACCATCTGAGAATGAGTGCTACCTTGGAGTTGGCTGTCAAAGGGAAAAGGCTGCTTCCACTTCTCATGATGAGACTTCGTCAATTTCTTCATCCACGCATTCTGCTGGATCATCGGTGAGCAGAAAGGCCAGAAAGCACCTCTCTGAAAGATGGCAAATGGCCTGCCAATCCAAAGCTGAAAATCCAGTTCCTACTGATACAAGAACATTAGGTGAGATGCTTGAACTCACTGCTAGAGATGCAACGAAAGTAACCACCCAAAAGCGTTTGTCAGATTCAAACACCAATTCCAGTAATGCGCAAGAGATGCCGGCCAGCCCTCTTGGTATTAGCAGCAAAGATGGTTGGAAGACAGGGATTTACCGTGGCGATAATTCAAGAAGTGGCATATCAAGGAATTTTCCCAGGTCCAAGTCTCTCCCAACCTCATCTACCACTATTGCAAAATTACCGGGCAGGAGGCGCTCTGCACCTAACTTGCCCATTCTGAAGGATATATTGAATACACCCACTGATGATACTGGGAATGGACTTCTCAGGAAGAGGTTACCAATCAGAAAAGCCAAGCAGAATGGGCGAGTTATCGTTCATGTAGGAAAGGAAAATATGCTACCTGAGAAAGAGATTTATGTAACTTCAGAGAGAACAAGACACAGTATCTGCACTTCTGATCTACCCAGGACAAGCAACACATATAATGAGCATCCAGGTGATGTTATCAGTACTGAGGATCACACAGCAATTGATTTGGCTATTCCACATGAGGATGTGCAAAATTTGAAAGGTCAGGCAGGGTGGAAAGAGCAAAAGCTAGCAACACCGTTACCAGAGGCAGAAGACATAGTAATTCATGATCAGGATATCATAACATTGAAG GAGGTGAAAAGCCAACTAATGGAGAGTGACATTGCTGAAATTGATCACCAAGCAGTAAAGTCTGCTTATTCTGTAAGCGCTGAGAGCTGCGAATGCTCAAGTCCAACTGCTTCATCGCAACAAAGTTCTGGAGAAGAGTCTACTTATTCTGGAATCTTCAAAAGTGTCAATGATGGTATTCAAG GACTCAGAGCTCAACTTAAGATGCTGAAGATGGGCGACCAAGTTGATACACGCGAAGATGATTCGGATGCATACTCGAGCGATGAGTGCGACGATACAGACATTTCAGATTACCAGGTGAAGGAAGAGCAGCTACCCATATTTAAGGATGAGGAGGACAGGGACTGCACTTATGTCCAGGAGATGCTTGGCACTGCGTGTGGCTTTCCAGTCTACCCAGAGCAGTGGCAGTTCAGCTCAGATGTGTTCGTATGGCTGGAAAACAAGTACAGCAAGCTGCTCCTGTGGTCGAAATCAGACAGGAAGCTTCTTTTCGATCTCGTTAACTCAATCTTAGCTGATATGACGGCTCCCGGCAGCAGCCTATGTTCAAAAATCATGATGAACTCCTGGCCTCAAATGGATTGGAGAAAGTTAGCTGAAAATGTCTGGCGAACGGCAGTATTCATGCGAAGGAGCCATCAGCCATTTGATCTGGACAGTGTCGAGCCTTTGCCCCTGGACCATCACCCTGAACTTGAAATGTTCGGAGCAGACATTGCTGAAATGATACGTGACGACATTCTGGAAGAGCTTGTGGCCGAACTCGCGTCGCATATCAACTGA
- the LOC125546405 gene encoding uncharacterized protein LOC125546405: protein MHSVLFDLLRMGHPHGSISSVLNFLWCLWKVRNDFLFDRKKALPHQVHIAALALASDCYDNLPCLPSKQDQAHNQLPPNQLPMQGRTLKTDLLIVGPKIYSDAAYRTKKVPGLLQGEVATGVGVYISMPFNQKEINVQVQASASPTSTPLQAEALALSFAAHLASQLNIAQPTFLLDCLALALAVASGCAFARLRMVFFNLLVSHRKRNPLPCCAFCRVCQAEAS from the exons ATGCATTCTGTTCTTTTTGACTTGCTTCGTATGGGACATCCTCATGGTTCTATTTCTAGTGTTTTAAATTTTTTGTGGTGTCTCTGGAAGGTTAGAAATGATTTTCTCTTTGATAGAAAAAAGGCTCTTCCCCACCAAGTTCATATTGCAGCTCTTGCTTTAGCTTCTGATTGTTATGATAATCTTCCATGTTTACCTTCGAAGCAGGATCAAGCTCATAATCAATTGCCTCCTAATCAGCTCCCTATGCAAGGTAGAACGCTTAAGACAGATCTGTTAATTGTTGGCCCTAAGATCTATTCTGATGCTGCTTATAGGACCAAGAAAGTTCCAGGTTTGTTGCAAGGAGAGGTTGCTACAGGTGTGGGAGTGTACATCTCTATGCCCTTCAACCAAAAGGAAATTAATGTGCAAGTTCAAGCTTCGGCTTCTCCTACTTCTACTCCTCTGCAAGCTGAAGCATTGGCTCTTTCTTTTGCTGCTCATCTTGCTTCTCAACTCAATATTGCGCAGCCCACTTTTCTTTTGGATTGTCTTGCTTTAGCTTTGGCTGTTGCCTCAG GATGCGCCTTTGCCAGATTAAGGATGGTCTTCTTCAACCTGCTGGTTTCTCACAGGAAAAGGAATCCTCTTCCATGTTGTGCATTTTGCAGAGTTTGCCAAGCTGAGGCCAGTTGA